The DNA region AAGGCGAAGTCCTACGCGGACATCGCCAAGGGGGGCACCGTGCGCGACGCGACCAAAACGGTCACGATCGCCGCGGCCCACGTCGAGTACGAGACAGCGATCCGGCACTACGCCCACATCGACTGCCCGGGGCACGCCGACTTCGTCAAGAACATGATCACCGGCGCCGCTCAGATGGACGGCGCCATCCTGGTGGTCTCCGCGCCTGACGGCCCGATGCCGCAGACCCGCGAGCACATCCTGCTGGCCCGCCAGGTCGGCGTGCCGCGGATCGTGGTCTACCTCAACAAGTGCGACCTGATCGACGACGAGGAGCTGCTGGAGCTCGTCGAGATGGAAGTCCGCGAGTTGCTGGAGAAGAACGGTTTCCCGGCCGACGAGATCCCGTTCGTCCGCGGCAACTCCAAGGCCGCCTACGACAACCCCTCCGACCCCGAAGCCTCGAAGTGCATCTCGGAACTGATGGACGCGATTGACTCGTACATCCCCGAGCCCACCCGCGAGATCGACAAGCCGTTCATGATGGCGATCGAAGACGTCTTCTCGATCGAAGGCCGTGGCACCGTCGCCACCGGCCGTATCGAGCGCGGCTTGGTGAAGGTGGGCGACGAAGTAGAGATCGTCGGCCTCACCGAGAAGCCGGTGAAGACCACCTGCACCGGCGTCGAAGCGTTCAACAAGACGATGGACCAGGGTCAAGCGGGCGACAACGTCGGCTGCTTGCTCCGCGGTGTGAAGCGGGAGGACATCCAGCGCGGCCAGGTCCTGGCCAAGCCGGGATCGATCACCCCGCACACCAAGTTCGAGGGCGAGGTCTACGTGCTGAGCAAGGAAGAAGGGGGGCGTCACACGCCGTTCTTCAGCGGCTACAGCCCGCAGTTCTACTTCCGCACGACGGACGTCACCGGCTCCGCCAACCTGGCGGGCGACGCAGAAATGTGCATGCCCGGCGACAACGCGAAGCTGGTGGTTGAGCTGAAGAAGCCGATCGCCATGGACGACGGCGTCCGCTTCGCTATCCGCGAGGGTGGCAAGACGGTCGGCTCCGGCGTCGTGACCAAGATCCTTGAGTAGAGAGTCATGGGCGAGAAGTGACCGGAGAGCAAACAACGGTGAATGGTGGGCAGCGATCGGGCTGCCCACCATTTACAACTCTCCGGGCGCCGCTCGCCACTTAGGGGCGTAGCTCAATTGGCAGAGCACCGGTCTCCAAAACCGGGGGTTGTGAGTTCGAGTCCCACCGCCCCTGCTTGCGGGAAGGCCCGCCGCCCAAGCGGCGGACCCCGGGCAAGTCGGCCGTGCCAGCGGCTAAGGAAGAAGCGAGGGCCTCGGGACTCCTGAGGCACACACGGCGCGTCAGACGTTTACGGGCGGCCCGCACGGCCAGTGCCGCGGGGCACGGATCGGTTCAACGAAACTTTCAGGCAGGGTCACGGGTGACCGCTTACTTGCAACAACTGTTCAGCTCCGGGCTCTACAAGCGGGCGCAGGGGAAGGTGGCGCGGCAAGCCACGTTCTACGCGCTGGCCATCGTGGTTGCCGCGGGCGCCTGGAGCCTGCACGGATCGCTCCGCACCTCCGACGACCTGGGGGTGCAGCGTGCTTCCACCCCGGTGGCGTTGTCGGTGTTGGCGTTGGGTTGCTGGGCCGCGTTCCGGCTGATCCAGCTCCCCAAGTTTGCGGACTTTCTGATCGCTGTCGAAGCGGAGATGAACAAGGTCTCGTGGCCAAGCCGCGCCTCGCTGTTCCGGGCCTCGGCGGTGGTGATCGCGGTGATCTTCCTGCTCGCCATGCTGCTGTTTGGATACGACGTGGCGTGGAAATGGCTTCTCGGACTGATCCTCACCCGTTGACCCGTTATTGAATTCTTCCACGCGACGCGCCCCGCGACGCCGCGTTGGCCCATCGGCTTGTTTACCCGTTACAGCACGTTGAACGAACACCCCGAAAAGAACGACGACGCCCTGCCCGTTGACGACGGGTCGGCGACCCTGCGCGAAGCAGAGGCCGCCGGTCTGGACGAGACGGTGGCGGTCTCGACCGAGGTCGATTCCGAGGCGGTCGATTCCGACGCGGCCGCGAGCGGCGAAGGTTCCAACGAGGCGACCGAGCCAGACGGCGGGGCGGACGAAGTCAGTGGCGCCGAAGAAGACAGCGAGACAGAGGCAGACAGCGAGACAGAGGCAGGCAGCGGGCCCGAAGCAGGCAGCGGGCCCGAAGCAGACGACGCCGGCGAGACGCTGGTCGTCCGCACGGCGCCCACCGGGCCGATCGAGCTGATCGAGGACGACGACGAGCAGATCAACCTGGAGTGGTACATCCTCAAGGTGCAGAGCAACCGCGAGCGTTCGATCTCCGCGAGCCTGCAACGGAAGGTGGCCATCGAGGGGCTCGACCGGTTCTTCGGCGAGATCATGGTGCCGATCGAGAAGGTCACCGAGTTCAAGGCAGGCAAGAAGAAGGTTGTTGAGCGGAAGCTGTGGCCGGGTTACATCGCCGTGCAGATGCACGTG from Pirellulimonas nuda includes:
- the nusG gene encoding transcription termination/antitermination protein NusG codes for the protein MNEHPEKNDDALPVDDGSATLREAEAAGLDETVAVSTEVDSEAVDSDAAASGEGSNEATEPDGGADEVSGAEEDSETEADSETEAGSGPEAGSGPEADDAGETLVVRTAPTGPIELIEDDDEQINLEWYILKVQSNRERSISASLQRKVAIEGLDRFFGEIMVPIEKVTEFKAGKKKVVERKLWPGYIAVQMHVCDETWFAIRETSGIGDFTGASGKPTPMQPHEIAMILQTEVEETGEEPKLNIKFNVGDKVKVKDGNFESFEGEVDTIDESSGKITLMLSIFGRSTPVELEYWQVEAI
- the tuf gene encoding elongation factor Tu, which translates into the protein MAKDTFARTKPHVNVGTIGHIDHGKTTTTGAIVAVQAAKGLAKAKSYADIAKGGTVRDATKTVTIAAAHVEYETAIRHYAHIDCPGHADFVKNMITGAAQMDGAILVVSAPDGPMPQTREHILLARQVGVPRIVVYLNKCDLIDDEELLELVEMEVRELLEKNGFPADEIPFVRGNSKAAYDNPSDPEASKCISELMDAIDSYIPEPTREIDKPFMMAIEDVFSIEGRGTVATGRIERGLVKVGDEVEIVGLTEKPVKTTCTGVEAFNKTMDQGQAGDNVGCLLRGVKREDIQRGQVLAKPGSITPHTKFEGEVYVLSKEEGGRHTPFFSGYSPQFYFRTTDVTGSANLAGDAEMCMPGDNAKLVVELKKPIAMDDGVRFAIREGGKTVGSGVVTKILE
- the secE gene encoding preprotein translocase subunit SecE; its protein translation is MTAYLQQLFSSGLYKRAQGKVARQATFYALAIVVAAGAWSLHGSLRTSDDLGVQRASTPVALSVLALGCWAAFRLIQLPKFADFLIAVEAEMNKVSWPSRASLFRASAVVIAVIFLLAMLLFGYDVAWKWLLGLILTR